In Treponema denticola, one genomic interval encodes:
- a CDS encoding DUF4349 domain-containing protein, whose translation MKKKAFIFLCLSLVLNLFLSCGGKKTAFEAGKSARSESYMAESKSSSSDSAFKEDKKESDDVNTASLDNGNIERKLIKTGFIEFETDDIKKTRETIENLVTKYQAYISQEDEQHFHSNIRQTISIRIPKENFDNLLNEITAGIKKLDNKNITVEDVTEEFVDSLARLKVKKETEQTYLKILSQAKTVKDILEVQNQIQDLRSDIEAIEGRLRYLQKSVNYSTLNISMYQIINSSIARPSFFTKALNAVKEGIGLFSDIIIGILYLWIFILIIIAVAVIIIKKRRNKIKEKPLDN comes from the coding sequence ATGAAAAAAAAGGCCTTTATTTTTTTATGTTTAAGTCTGGTACTAAATCTTTTTCTTTCTTGCGGAGGGAAAAAAACCGCTTTTGAAGCCGGCAAAAGTGCCCGATCTGAAAGTTACATGGCCGAATCCAAAAGCTCATCATCCGATTCAGCCTTTAAGGAAGACAAAAAAGAATCTGACGATGTAAATACTGCAAGCTTAGATAACGGCAATATCGAAAGAAAACTTATAAAAACAGGTTTTATAGAATTTGAAACTGATGATATAAAAAAAACAAGGGAAACAATCGAAAACCTTGTAACAAAATATCAAGCCTATATAAGTCAAGAAGATGAACAGCATTTTCATTCTAATATTAGGCAGACAATCAGTATTAGAATACCAAAAGAAAATTTTGATAATCTTTTAAACGAAATTACAGCAGGTATTAAAAAACTTGATAATAAAAACATTACGGTTGAAGATGTTACGGAAGAATTTGTAGACAGCCTTGCCCGGTTAAAGGTAAAAAAAGAAACCGAACAAACTTATTTAAAAATTCTAAGCCAAGCAAAAACGGTAAAAGACATTTTAGAAGTGCAAAACCAAATTCAAGATTTACGCTCCGATATTGAAGCTATTGAAGGCCGTTTACGTTATTTACAAAAATCCGTAAATTACAGCACCTTAAATATTTCAATGTACCAAATTATCAATAGCAGTATAGCAAGGCCGTCTTTCTTTACCAAGGCCCTCAATGCCGTAAAGGAAGGAATAGGTCTTTTTAGCGATATAATTATCGGAATCCTTTATCTTTGGATATTTATACTTATAATTATAGCTGTTGCGGTAATTATCATCAAAAAAAGACGCAATAAAATAAAGGAAAAGCCTTTAGATAATTAG
- a CDS encoding tetratricopeptide repeat protein, protein MATTIIISFLVIVIAIAIIVLISSKSKGSSSTGKKKVKGRAVLMKEATRRLTQNPHDTEGLSIMGDIYYQDQDWEKAYSTYAVLIDHMKALEMSKQLDIAICYGKSALKTNRIPEAKKGLLLAETINPKNFEVSYNLGYIYYLEKDYEKAVKYFKRALILEPNSFLATKYLGYTFKYLHKYNEALPALKKALDVKPDDKEVLFAMGECFYETDATERCLKILNHLRVDPTFGPQAALYTGMIRAKANQVERAIEDFQIGLKHTGIPLEISNELKYRLAQTYIKTQDIGQALHLLKEIQNVSPGYKDAATLIMRYQELNKNKNLQIYLMSGQSEFVGLCRKIVARFYPKAKVKIVDISVLAAYTDIVAEIDTSRFSDTVIFRFFRSQGTVGELLLRELHARLKEVKGGTGICMSAGTFTEEAVRFSEGRPLDLYDKTRLSSVLNSLK, encoded by the coding sequence ATGGCAACAACTATTATTATTTCCTTTTTAGTTATCGTTATAGCTATAGCTATCATTGTTTTAATATCCAGTAAAAGCAAAGGATCCTCATCAACCGGTAAAAAGAAGGTTAAAGGCAGAGCTGTTTTAATGAAGGAAGCGACCCGCCGTTTAACCCAAAACCCTCATGATACCGAAGGCTTATCTATAATGGGAGATATTTATTATCAAGATCAAGATTGGGAAAAAGCTTATTCGACTTATGCAGTTTTAATAGACCATATGAAGGCCCTTGAAATGAGTAAACAGCTTGATATTGCCATATGTTATGGTAAATCTGCATTAAAAACAAATAGAATCCCTGAAGCAAAAAAAGGCTTACTCCTTGCTGAAACTATAAATCCCAAAAATTTTGAGGTAAGCTATAACCTAGGCTATATTTATTACCTTGAAAAAGATTATGAAAAAGCCGTTAAATATTTTAAGAGGGCTCTGATTCTTGAACCGAACAGCTTTTTGGCAACAAAATATCTGGGCTATACTTTTAAATATCTGCATAAATACAATGAGGCCTTACCGGCTTTAAAAAAGGCTCTGGATGTTAAGCCTGATGACAAAGAGGTTTTGTTTGCTATGGGAGAATGTTTTTATGAAACAGACGCTACCGAACGTTGTTTAAAAATATTAAATCATCTTCGAGTCGACCCTACTTTCGGCCCTCAAGCGGCATTATATACGGGTATGATCCGAGCTAAAGCAAATCAAGTAGAAAGAGCTATTGAAGATTTTCAAATAGGCTTAAAACATACAGGTATTCCCTTGGAAATATCCAATGAACTCAAATATAGGCTGGCTCAAACCTATATAAAAACTCAGGACATAGGCCAAGCTCTCCATCTTTTAAAGGAAATACAAAATGTAAGTCCGGGCTATAAGGATGCGGCAACCCTAATAATGAGATATCAAGAGTTGAACAAAAATAAAAATTTACAGATTTATTTAATGTCAGGACAAAGCGAATTTGTAGGGCTTTGCAGAAAGATTGTTGCCCGTTTTTATCCTAAAGCAAAGGTAAAAATAGTGGATATTTCCGTATTGGCAGCCTATACCGACATAGTCGCCGAAATAGACACATCCCGTTTTTCGGATACGGTTATTTTTAGATTTTTTAGATCTCAGGGAACGGTAGGAGAGCTGCTCCTAAGAGAGCTGCATGCCCGCTTAAAAGAAGTCAAGGGCGGAACAGGTATATGTATGAGTGCAGGGACATTTACCGAAGAAGCTGTCAGGTTTTCTGAAGGAAGACCTTTGGACTTATACGATAAAACAAGGCTTTCAAGCGTTTTAAACTCCTTAAAATAA
- a CDS encoding threonine synthase, with protein sequence MDLVSTRNSNNIVSFYEAVTNCMPADGGLYIPKEALDLSDWTFYLNEKSSFTSIAGALTSALLQKEFSPVISERIAVSAFGNYSPRVRQLDEKFFLLDLFHGPTGCHRDFGFLWFASVLEHILTITDKKAIVLGTGTKKNGQSMAAAFWNKKRVKTLLIHPKGYASGIPEEYLAENGGSIYSVECDGDVKDVENLKRAVYLDRNLVEKYGLTLANTVNIGRLLPQIFFYFYAFTRFKKHSFGEIYYALHSGNYGNIAAGLFAWKSGLSLNGFITDSTPELSVNKDGDCFCKTMEIPLNQRSAADPVSPSNIERLEQIFEISPAIMKALIFPKQVDPKDYKELIRKAYQRYGIMIDTSTAAAYGAAIKSKILKNKGPETIVLISKDHPAFEADIIEEACGEKPNQPEYMKSLDKPIKKIQPSKKEIENMLEYMER encoded by the coding sequence ATGGATTTAGTAAGCACAAGGAACAGTAACAATATAGTTTCTTTTTATGAAGCAGTAACAAATTGTATGCCTGCTGACGGAGGGCTTTATATTCCGAAAGAGGCCTTAGATTTAAGCGATTGGACTTTTTATCTTAACGAAAAATCAAGTTTTACATCGATTGCAGGGGCATTAACATCTGCCCTCCTCCAAAAAGAATTCAGTCCTGTAATTTCCGAACGCATTGCAGTTTCGGCTTTTGGGAACTACAGCCCCAGAGTGCGCCAACTGGACGAAAAATTCTTTTTGTTGGACCTTTTTCACGGCCCTACAGGCTGCCACAGAGATTTCGGCTTTTTATGGTTTGCTTCTGTCCTTGAACATATTTTAACTATAACCGATAAAAAAGCCATAGTTTTAGGCACAGGAACCAAAAAGAACGGGCAAAGCATGGCTGCCGCTTTTTGGAACAAAAAAAGAGTGAAGACTCTTTTAATACATCCCAAAGGTTATGCCTCCGGTATACCGGAAGAATATTTAGCCGAAAACGGAGGTTCTATTTACTCTGTAGAATGTGACGGAGATGTAAAGGATGTCGAAAACTTAAAAAGGGCCGTATATCTTGACAGAAATCTTGTAGAAAAATACGGCCTTACCTTAGCCAATACTGTAAACATAGGCAGACTTTTACCCCAAATATTTTTCTATTTTTACGCTTTTACCCGCTTTAAAAAACACTCTTTTGGAGAAATCTATTATGCCCTCCACTCCGGTAATTACGGAAATATTGCAGCAGGCCTTTTTGCATGGAAGAGCGGTCTTTCCTTAAACGGTTTTATTACCGATTCTACGCCTGAACTATCGGTAAACAAGGATGGGGACTGCTTTTGTAAAACAATGGAAATACCTTTGAACCAAAGAAGTGCAGCAGATCCTGTAAGCCCCTCAAATATTGAGCGCTTGGAACAGATTTTTGAAATAAGCCCGGCAATTATGAAGGCCTTGATTTTTCCTAAGCAAGTAGATCCGAAAGATTATAAGGAGCTTATTAGAAAGGCCTATCAAAGATATGGAATTATGATAGATACTTCGACAGCCGCAGCCTATGGAGCTGCCATAAAAAGTAAAATTTTAAAAAATAAGGGGCCTGAAACCATTGTTCTTATTTCAAAGGATCATCCGGCCTTTGAAGCCGATATAATCGAGGAGGCCTGCGGCGAAAAACCTAATCAACCTGAATACATGAAAAGTTTAGACAAACCTATAAAAAAGATACAGCCATCTAAAAAAGAAATTGAAAATATGCTAGAATATATGGAGAGGTAG
- a CDS encoding FapA family protein, with protein sequence MIRLSQIQEKMSEMHELDSGRFFVDISGETLDEALANAAIQLGMPVSSIDYEILQKGASGFFAIVPKEWKIRAYETVKTKKFKDIEETSVESEDIAEDGVVIDKDGMGYVFCAADGVYLKITAPSGSGRSFTIKEARDKFKDRALPIPDDDVLAPIVDEKSGEYVRVAPYKRIPGNDAAMVVNISDDEMKAYLYVTPPTAGGVDLSADTIIAFLKNNRIIVGINEERVKQFQDSPVYREDYLVAEGITPQNGADAKIIYNFEVDNTQVRLQETRSGQINFKELNLIQNVVEGQPVAQKVPAQRGKAGKTVTGKYLEAMNGKDIAMPMGKNTKLAADGLTIVAEVNGQVLLVKNKITVQEIYVVEGDVSIRTGNITFLGSVFVNGNVDDGFVIKASGNIEVKGSVGRAELDTEGDIVVSQGIMGKEGGVIRAGKSIWSKFIQNTDVVEAGDMVIVSDGIIKSNVMANRKIICRGKKADIISGNLSASESISARNLGSVSGGNDLMLSVGFDPKSKERLNFLLQKQEMDQKSLEDLKLNLMSLEELKSKRGELPKDKEENYNKMNEYKYTLQTDIHEVQKEITQIREYLNTLKNQGRVSASGHVYPGVRIVIRDTTEDVRMDCKATTFYLDKGIVRYGKYQEENEEDAKKVPSGYSTN encoded by the coding sequence ATGATTAGGCTTAGTCAAATACAGGAAAAAATGTCTGAAATGCATGAATTGGATTCAGGCCGTTTTTTTGTTGATATAAGCGGAGAAACCCTAGATGAAGCTCTTGCAAATGCTGCAATTCAATTAGGTATGCCTGTTTCGTCAATAGATTACGAGATATTGCAAAAGGGTGCTTCCGGTTTTTTTGCAATAGTCCCTAAAGAATGGAAAATAAGAGCTTACGAGACGGTAAAAACAAAGAAATTTAAAGATATTGAAGAAACAAGTGTTGAGTCTGAAGATATTGCGGAGGACGGAGTTGTTATTGATAAAGACGGAATGGGCTATGTATTCTGTGCGGCTGACGGTGTATATCTAAAAATAACAGCCCCATCGGGTTCAGGCCGCTCTTTTACTATAAAAGAAGCTCGCGATAAATTTAAGGATAGGGCTCTCCCAATTCCGGATGATGATGTTCTTGCTCCCATAGTCGATGAAAAAAGCGGTGAATATGTGAGAGTTGCACCTTATAAACGGATCCCGGGCAATGACGCTGCAATGGTTGTCAATATAAGCGATGACGAAATGAAGGCTTACCTCTATGTAACTCCGCCGACAGCAGGAGGCGTTGACCTTTCGGCAGATACGATTATCGCCTTTTTGAAGAATAACAGGATAATAGTCGGAATAAATGAAGAGAGGGTTAAACAATTCCAAGACTCTCCCGTTTATCGTGAAGACTATCTGGTGGCAGAAGGCATAACCCCTCAAAACGGTGCCGATGCAAAGATTATTTATAATTTTGAGGTTGATAATACTCAAGTCCGCTTACAGGAAACCCGCTCCGGACAAATCAATTTTAAAGAATTAAATCTAATCCAAAATGTTGTCGAAGGACAGCCTGTAGCTCAAAAAGTTCCCGCTCAAAGAGGAAAGGCAGGAAAAACCGTTACGGGAAAATACCTTGAAGCAATGAACGGAAAAGATATAGCAATGCCTATGGGCAAGAATACAAAACTTGCAGCCGACGGTCTTACTATTGTTGCAGAAGTAAACGGTCAAGTCCTATTAGTAAAAAATAAGATTACAGTACAAGAAATTTATGTAGTTGAGGGCGATGTTTCAATCAGAACAGGAAATATTACATTCTTGGGTTCGGTCTTTGTAAACGGAAACGTAGATGACGGCTTTGTTATAAAGGCTTCGGGAAATATAGAAGTTAAGGGCTCGGTCGGCAGGGCGGAGCTTGATACCGAGGGAGACATAGTTGTAAGTCAGGGTATTATGGGTAAAGAAGGTGGTGTAATAAGGGCCGGAAAATCTATCTGGTCTAAATTTATTCAAAACACCGATGTTGTTGAAGCCGGAGACATGGTAATTGTTTCGGACGGTATTATAAAATCGAATGTAATGGCTAACCGTAAAATTATATGCCGCGGAAAGAAAGCCGATATAATAAGCGGCAATCTAAGTGCTTCCGAATCTATATCGGCAAGGAATTTAGGAAGTGTTTCAGGCGGAAACGATCTTATGTTAAGTGTGGGATTTGACCCGAAAAGCAAGGAGCGCTTAAACTTCTTGCTTCAAAAACAGGAAATGGATCAAAAAAGCTTGGAGGATTTAAAGCTTAATTTAATGAGCCTTGAAGAGCTTAAATCCAAGCGCGGAGAACTTCCAAAAGATAAAGAAGAAAATTATAACAAGATGAACGAGTATAAATATACTCTTCAAACCGATATCCACGAAGTACAAAAAGAGATTACCCAAATAAGGGAGTATTTAAATACACTAAAAAATCAGGGACGGGTTTCCGCTTCCGGCCATGTATATCCGGGAGTACGCATAGTTATACGGGACACCACCGAGGATGTAAGAATGGATTGTAAGGCAACTACATTCTATCTTGATAAGGGAATTGTGCGTTACGGAAAATATCAAGAAGAAAACGAAGAGGATGCTAAGAAGGTTCCAAGTGGCTATTCAACCAATTGA
- a CDS encoding DUF2156 domain-containing protein, with amino-acid sequence MSIPQYPEFAPISLDMQSEMEFYLRSLPDGISELTFLNLYLFRNNYKYQVTKTEKLLIIIGEYRGESFFITPCCTVDVEITKGLLAKYKKWMILSKSFLDNNTNVFNLPFLKELKIEEDRDNFDYVYLRKDLAELKGKDFHKKKTHINKFEKSYDKIKIEPLTLENVEDAKKVLEEWNSTKPDSNPENSDYEAALEALSILSRTSMMGIILYVWDEPVAWTLAEITQNNKTAVILFEKALTSYKGSFQYINYAFAGYLPDYIEFINREQDLGDEGLRQAKMTYKPIKFIKKYRILS; translated from the coding sequence ATGAGTATACCACAGTATCCTGAATTTGCACCCATTTCGCTGGATATGCAATCTGAAATGGAATTTTATCTTCGATCGCTCCCCGATGGAATATCGGAATTGACTTTTTTGAATTTATACCTTTTTAGGAACAATTATAAATATCAGGTAACAAAAACCGAAAAATTATTGATAATAATAGGAGAATATAGAGGTGAAAGCTTTTTTATAACCCCATGTTGTACGGTAGATGTAGAAATAACAAAGGGATTATTGGCAAAATATAAAAAATGGATGATTCTTTCAAAATCTTTTTTGGATAATAATACAAATGTATTTAATCTGCCTTTTTTAAAAGAGCTTAAAATTGAAGAGGACAGGGATAATTTTGACTATGTTTATCTCAGAAAAGATTTAGCCGAATTAAAGGGTAAGGATTTTCATAAAAAAAAGACCCATATAAATAAGTTTGAAAAATCCTATGACAAAATAAAAATCGAGCCTCTCACCCTTGAAAATGTAGAAGATGCCAAAAAAGTCCTTGAAGAATGGAACAGTACAAAACCGGACTCAAATCCTGAAAATTCCGACTATGAAGCAGCCTTAGAAGCCCTATCAATTTTAAGCAGAACTTCAATGATGGGCATCATTCTCTATGTTTGGGATGAACCTGTTGCTTGGACCCTTGCAGAAATAACACAAAACAATAAAACAGCCGTTATTTTATTTGAAAAGGCCTTGACCTCCTACAAGGGCAGTTTTCAATATATTAACTATGCCTTTGCGGGTTATTTGCCTGATTATATAGAATTTATAAACAGAGAGCAGGATTTAGGCGATGAGGGCCTAAGACAAGCAAAAATGACATATAAACCGATAAAATTTATAAAAAAGTATAGAATTTTATCTTAA
- a CDS encoding DUF2715 domain-containing protein has product MKYKRSIFVFIMIIACAAFMFADFAISFGPAYTNYFVKAEKKITLAGIHGDIIASINNVKEENNAAGAALDLRAGLFYVMAQIAFPGKSHKELWNNVSGASDFARSNSFIFDSQLGAGFTFFKKSRFNLFVGGGLGLNAMHSIENGKVHGLALTYEKLDVMFGLGANVLASFYFTDMIGIYGGIADTFYFAPLKVEKKFKIAGIPYTISNTNNDSIKDVLANSVNLKLGLSIRL; this is encoded by the coding sequence ATGAAATACAAGAGAAGTATTTTTGTTTTTATTATGATAATTGCCTGTGCAGCCTTTATGTTTGCAGACTTTGCAATTTCATTCGGTCCTGCTTATACTAATTATTTTGTAAAAGCAGAGAAAAAAATTACACTTGCTGGAATACATGGTGATATCATTGCATCAATTAACAATGTCAAAGAGGAAAACAATGCGGCCGGTGCGGCACTGGATTTGAGAGCCGGTCTATTCTATGTTATGGCCCAAATAGCTTTTCCCGGAAAGAGCCATAAGGAGCTGTGGAACAATGTAAGCGGTGCATCGGACTTTGCAAGAAGCAACTCTTTTATATTCGATAGCCAGCTTGGAGCAGGCTTTACCTTTTTTAAAAAATCGAGGTTTAACCTCTTTGTAGGCGGAGGTTTAGGTTTAAATGCTATGCATTCTATCGAAAACGGTAAGGTTCACGGTTTGGCTCTGACATACGAAAAGTTGGATGTTATGTTCGGCTTGGGCGCTAATGTTCTTGCAAGTTTTTACTTTACGGACATGATAGGTATCTACGGCGGTATAGCCGACACTTTCTATTTTGCACCTCTAAAGGTTGAAAAGAAGTTTAAGATTGCCGGTATACCTTATACTATCTCAAATACAAATAACGATAGCATAAAAGATGTTCTTGCCAATAGTGTGAACTTAAAATTAGGTCTTTCTATTAGGTTGTAA
- a CDS encoding alpha-amylase family glycosyl hydrolase has product MAMDFFFQEMEFHINGDVRKKCNLKSTLFSSCGNVIFENISEVHNFVFNFNSLVKEGLFGEGQAHLKAGELNAMGILDEVLHYVLRLYRQNVDADFFVKGYEFIEEEFKNKSLHSLDFLLKEFCKDFPPKDVYTDKLSVDEWFESNDSSSNVPNKVLAFEEFILLCLANRNPANAQFEVLFNDSNLKTIDSYGIFWDTVKRWSKKNKPIGSRLGKEQSGLDILSFLEEPMNRCPDSILGQLNYVKENWSRFTQNLLLKLLGAEDLIREEEKAGWAPPQGGSFDVPVYTFENLLKEYEAFTPDKNWMPNLVLIAKSTLVWLDQLSKKYSAPITRLDQIPDEELKFFADAGITGLWLIGVWQRSEASRRIKEICGNPDAAASAYSIYDYDIAEELGGWPALANLRERAWKFGIRMAADMVPNHTGLDSKWIMEDPNLFLQTRDKPFPAYNYDTENLSRDGRTSVYLENGYYSKTDCAVVFKRVDNYSGDVRYIYHGNDGTGLPWNDTAQIDFLNSEAREKVIQKILHVARNFPIIRFDAAMVLAKKHIRRLWYPAPGSGGDIASRSRYALSIEEFEKRIPEEFWREVVDRCAKEAPDTLLLAEAFWMMEGYFVRTLGMHRVYNSAFMNMLKKEENAKYRETIKNTLEFDPEVLRRYVNFMNNPDEETAVAQFGDGDKYFGVCTMMSAMPGLPMFGHGQLEGFTEKYGMEYRRAYKDEAVNSGLLERHKKEIFPLLKKRYIFSNVEKFRLFDFWNEGSVNENVFVWSNFFNGERSLIFYNNAYERASGWIKLSAAFAVKSAQDQKELRQENLMDSLNLNSGEDYFTVFYEQRSSLFFLRKNSELAEKGFFAALDGYQCQVFLNIREIKDDDGYYRVLYQKAEGRGFKDIEFEINKCKYGGLYNTIQDLCAKDLFPQISDYCGTYKKETIDDVSEAIEDISKKLYPRLLDFFDAFDEVFFKTFYSDEEKESLNSLKEKNKVRALCLKNSIDCFLYLCSNELSLIDENIKDERLKTQERLFINALKSLVFDTKENVLLYAAGLLLSALFKFFPKEKIKLCRFDFVLTELLCSFGLPEVNAKSTLFLLNRLFSLPETEKDFFENSGLRKNCVKDFMDFCIHDGVLKNYLGLNEWNGELWFNKESTERLILIYILFKLVWEERSEDDLHKCNILSLNFYAGIYSDMTKIFSAAEYKLKNIIDFSSEKA; this is encoded by the coding sequence ATGGCTATGGACTTTTTTTTTCAAGAAATGGAATTTCACATTAACGGAGATGTCCGCAAAAAGTGTAATTTAAAGTCGACTCTTTTTTCTTCATGCGGAAATGTAATATTTGAAAATATTTCCGAAGTTCATAATTTTGTTTTTAATTTTAATTCCCTTGTAAAGGAAGGCCTTTTTGGAGAAGGTCAAGCTCATTTAAAAGCAGGCGAATTAAATGCAATGGGAATTTTAGATGAAGTTCTTCATTATGTTTTAAGGCTTTACCGTCAAAATGTTGATGCCGATTTTTTTGTTAAAGGATATGAATTTATCGAAGAAGAATTTAAAAACAAAAGTCTTCATAGTCTTGATTTTTTATTAAAAGAGTTTTGTAAGGATTTTCCCCCAAAGGATGTTTACACGGATAAGCTCTCAGTGGATGAGTGGTTTGAATCAAATGACAGCTCATCAAATGTACCCAATAAAGTGCTGGCCTTTGAAGAGTTTATTTTACTCTGTCTTGCAAATAGAAATCCTGCAAATGCACAGTTTGAGGTTTTATTTAATGATTCAAATTTAAAAACAATAGATTCCTACGGTATTTTTTGGGACACGGTAAAAAGATGGTCAAAAAAGAATAAGCCCATAGGAAGCCGATTAGGAAAAGAACAAAGCGGCCTTGATATTCTTTCTTTTTTGGAAGAACCTATGAACCGCTGCCCCGACAGTATTTTAGGCCAGCTTAATTATGTAAAAGAAAACTGGAGCCGCTTTACTCAAAATCTTTTGCTTAAACTCTTGGGTGCCGAGGACTTAATAAGGGAAGAAGAAAAGGCCGGCTGGGCACCGCCTCAAGGGGGAAGCTTTGATGTTCCGGTCTACACCTTTGAAAATCTGTTAAAAGAATACGAGGCCTTTACTCCCGATAAAAATTGGATGCCCAATTTGGTTTTAATAGCAAAAAGCACCTTGGTTTGGCTGGATCAGTTAAGTAAAAAATATTCAGCCCCGATTACGCGTCTTGATCAAATCCCCGATGAGGAGCTTAAATTTTTTGCTGATGCGGGAATTACCGGGCTTTGGTTAATCGGCGTTTGGCAGCGTTCCGAGGCCAGCCGCCGTATTAAAGAAATTTGCGGAAATCCTGATGCGGCCGCAAGTGCCTACAGTATCTATGACTATGACATTGCAGAAGAATTAGGCGGCTGGCCGGCTCTGGCTAATTTACGGGAAAGAGCTTGGAAATTCGGAATCAGAATGGCGGCCGACATGGTTCCCAATCATACGGGACTTGATTCCAAATGGATTATGGAAGACCCGAATCTATTTTTGCAGACAAGGGATAAGCCTTTTCCTGCCTATAATTACGATACTGAAAACCTTTCCAGGGACGGAAGAACAAGCGTTTATCTTGAAAACGGTTACTATTCAAAGACGGACTGTGCCGTGGTTTTTAAGCGTGTCGATAACTATTCCGGGGATGTACGCTATATTTATCATGGGAATGACGGCACCGGCCTCCCGTGGAACGATACGGCTCAAATAGACTTTTTAAACAGTGAAGCCCGCGAAAAAGTTATTCAAAAAATTCTCCATGTTGCAAGGAATTTTCCCATAATACGCTTTGATGCCGCCATGGTTCTCGCTAAAAAACATATCCGCCGCCTCTGGTATCCGGCTCCCGGTTCGGGCGGAGACATTGCAAGCCGATCCCGCTATGCTCTTTCTATTGAAGAATTTGAAAAGAGAATCCCCGAAGAATTCTGGAGGGAGGTTGTAGACCGCTGTGCAAAAGAAGCCCCCGATACCCTCTTACTTGCCGAAGCCTTTTGGATGATGGAAGGCTATTTTGTCCGCACCCTTGGAATGCACCGCGTATATAATTCCGCCTTTATGAATATGCTCAAAAAAGAAGAAAACGCAAAATACAGGGAAACCATAAAAAATACCCTCGAATTCGATCCTGAGGTATTAAGGCGTTATGTCAATTTTATGAATAACCCCGATGAAGAAACTGCCGTAGCTCAATTCGGGGACGGAGATAAATACTTCGGTGTCTGCACGATGATGTCGGCTATGCCCGGGCTTCCTATGTTCGGGCACGGTCAGCTAGAAGGCTTTACCGAAAAGTACGGTATGGAATATAGAAGAGCTTATAAGGATGAGGCTGTAAACTCCGGCTTGCTTGAAAGACATAAAAAGGAAATTTTTCCTCTTTTAAAAAAACGCTATATTTTTTCTAATGTTGAAAAATTTAGGCTCTTTGATTTTTGGAATGAAGGAAGCGTAAACGAAAATGTTTTTGTTTGGTCAAATTTTTTTAACGGAGAGCGCTCGTTGATTTTTTACAATAATGCCTATGAAAGAGCCTCGGGCTGGATTAAGCTTTCAGCGGCCTTTGCCGTAAAAAGCGCACAAGATCAAAAAGAATTAAGGCAGGAAAATCTTATGGACTCTCTTAATTTAAATTCGGGAGAGGACTATTTTACGGTGTTTTATGAGCAGCGTTCTTCCTTATTCTTTTTAAGAAAAAATTCCGAGCTTGCCGAAAAAGGCTTTTTTGCAGCTTTGGACGGTTATCAATGCCAAGTATTTTTAAACATCCGTGAGATTAAGGATGATGACGGCTATTATAGGGTCCTTTATCAAAAAGCGGAAGGACGGGGTTTTAAAGATATTGAATTCGAAATAAATAAATGTAAGTATGGCGGTCTTTATAATACTATTCAAGATTTATGCGCTAAAGACTTATTCCCTCAAATTTCGGATTATTGTGGTACCTATAAAAAAGAAACAATTGATGATGTATCGGAAGCAATTGAAGATATATCGAAAAAACTTTACCCGAGGTTATTGGATTTTTTTGATGCTTTTGACGAAGTATTTTTTAAGACCTTTTATTCCGATGAAGAAAAAGAAAGCTTAAACAGTCTTAAAGAAAAAAACAAGGTTCGTGCTTTGTGCTTAAAAAATTCTATCGATTGCTTTTTATATCTTTGTTCAAATGAGCTTTCTTTGATCGATGAAAATATTAAGGACGAAAGGCTTAAAACCCAAGAACGGCTCTTTATAAATGCTCTCAAGTCTTTGGTTTTTGACACAAAAGAGAATGTGCTTTTGTATGCTGCCGGCCTTTTATTGTCAGCCCTGTTTAAATTTTTCCCTAAAGAAAAGATTAAACTGTGCCGTTTTGATTTTGTTCTTACCGAGCTGCTTTGCTCTTTCGGCCTTCCCGAAGTAAATGCAAAAAGCACCTTATTTTTGTTAAACCGTTTATTTTCCTTGCCTGAAACTGAGAAAGATTTTTTTGAAAATTCGGGTTTAAGAAAGAATTGCGTTAAAGACTTTATGGATTTTTGTATACATGACGGCGTGCTTAAAAACTATCTAGGCTTAAACGAGTGGAATGGGGAGCTTTGGTTTAATAAAGAATCTACTGAAAGGCTGATTTTAATTTATATTTTGTTTAAACTTGTATGGGAAGAAAGGTCTGAAGACGATTTACATAAATGTAATATTTTATCTTTAAACTTTTATGCAGGTATTTATTCGGATATGACCAAGATATTTTCAGCTGCCGAATATAAATTAAAAAATATTATTGATTTTTCAAGCGAAAAGGCCTAG